One genomic segment of Flagellimonas marinaquae includes these proteins:
- the proB gene encoding glutamate 5-kinase, producing the protein MYKQLVVIKVGTNVMTNKDNRIVRPVLNSLVQQIAELYERDIMTILVSSGSVIAGKEVLGKAKIKDKTQRRQVYSAIGQPRMMRHYYNIFSDYGMKCAQVLPTKRDFNPGVHRDNMINCLEGLLSEGVIPIANEDDAVSVSMSMFSDNDELATLLAQLMKADKLILMTDIDGLYDGHPEKAESKVIDKVEPKEDLGKYIEEGNKQEGEGRGGMGSKLNYAQKAAADNIPSYIVNGKRENVILDIVEGKNVGTEVSK; encoded by the coding sequence ATGTATAAACAATTAGTGGTCATCAAAGTAGGAACAAATGTGATGACCAACAAGGACAATAGAATAGTAAGGCCCGTGCTCAATAGTTTGGTGCAACAAATTGCTGAACTTTACGAACGGGACATCATGACCATTTTGGTCTCCTCTGGATCGGTGATTGCCGGAAAAGAGGTTTTGGGAAAAGCCAAGATAAAAGACAAAACCCAACGCAGACAAGTATATTCTGCCATTGGACAGCCCAGAATGATGAGACATTATTACAACATATTCAGCGATTATGGAATGAAATGTGCCCAGGTACTCCCGACCAAACGGGATTTTAACCCAGGCGTACACCGCGATAATATGATCAACTGCCTCGAAGGATTGCTATCCGAAGGAGTAATTCCGATCGCGAACGAGGATGATGCCGTCTCCGTATCCATGTCCATGTTCTCGGACAATGATGAGCTTGCAACCCTACTCGCACAATTAATGAAGGCCGATAAGCTTATTTTGATGACAGATATCGATGGCCTTTACGATGGTCATCCCGAAAAAGCGGAATCCAAAGTAATAGATAAGGTTGAGCCAAAAGAGGACTTGGGCAAGTACATCGAAGAAGGAAACAAGCAGGAGGGCGAAGGCCGCGGTGGAATGGGTTCAAAATTAAATTATGCCCAAAAGGCTGCCGCAGACAATATCCCATCCTACATAGTAAACGGAAAACGGGAAAACGTAATCCTGGATATTGTAGAAGGAAAGAACGTAGGAACAGAAGTTTCAAAATAA
- the rpsU gene encoding 30S ribosomal protein S21, which yields MLKIEVKPGESIERALKRYKRKYRNTKRLDQIRSHQEYTKKSVERRKTLKKAQYKEQFLNEQEDQ from the coding sequence ATGTTAAAAATTGAAGTTAAGCCAGGTGAAAGTATCGAAAGGGCTCTAAAACGTTACAAAAGAAAATATCGAAACACAAAGCGTTTGGACCAGATACGAAGCCATCAAGAATACACTAAAAAATCAGTAGAGCGTCGCAAAACCCTAAAAAAGGCGCAATACAAGGAACAATTCCTGAACGAGCAGGAAGACCAATAA
- a CDS encoding glutamate-5-semialdehyde dehydrogenase — MKLLDTTLKNKVLKDMERILDENREELLQANQKDLDAFNRDDQALYDRLVVDQKKVDQMIQAVNEVRLQEDPVNQEISTRELDNGLKIINRTAPFGTIMIIYESRPDVTIEAAVLAFKANNKILLKGGKEAYHSNKALVKFWHRALTQNGLSEDYIQFLEMDRSQTQEFLRNPDQDLDLIVPRGGERLIAFVKEHAKCAVLISGRGNNFLYVHKDADWDKSLKVILNAKTHKISACNALDKILVDTRIDGYKEKLEELKKVLETNNVSIIVDKTVKQILTEADTITDESIWQEEFLAMKCIIGAVDTIDDAIHMINKNSGGHSASIMTENNSAAQIFMENVDCAAVYQNASTRFTDGGQMGVGAELAISTDKLHHRGPLGLKQLVTNKYYVFGNGQIRV; from the coding sequence ATGAAATTATTAGATACAACACTAAAAAATAAAGTACTAAAAGACATGGAGCGAATCCTTGATGAAAATCGGGAAGAACTGCTCCAAGCAAATCAAAAAGATCTGGATGCGTTCAACCGCGACGATCAAGCTTTGTACGATCGTTTGGTTGTGGACCAAAAGAAAGTGGACCAGATGATCCAAGCCGTAAACGAAGTACGCTTGCAAGAGGACCCGGTCAACCAAGAAATCTCTACAAGAGAATTGGACAACGGACTTAAAATCATTAACAGAACGGCACCTTTTGGCACTATCATGATCATTTATGAGTCGCGTCCCGATGTTACTATCGAAGCTGCCGTACTGGCTTTTAAGGCCAACAACAAAATATTGCTAAAAGGCGGAAAAGAAGCCTACCATAGCAATAAGGCCTTAGTAAAATTTTGGCACCGGGCACTGACCCAGAACGGACTATCCGAGGATTACATCCAATTTTTGGAAATGGACAGGTCACAAACACAGGAGTTTCTCCGAAATCCGGACCAAGACTTGGATCTAATTGTTCCCCGTGGAGGCGAACGTTTGATCGCCTTTGTTAAAGAGCACGCCAAATGCGCAGTTCTGATAAGTGGTAGAGGGAACAATTTCCTTTATGTGCACAAAGATGCCGATTGGGACAAAAGCCTTAAGGTAATTCTAAACGCCAAGACCCATAAAATATCGGCATGCAATGCTCTAGATAAAATTTTGGTGGATACCCGGATAGATGGGTACAAGGAAAAACTTGAAGAGTTGAAAAAAGTTCTGGAGACCAACAACGTATCCATAATTGTGGACAAAACGGTAAAGCAAATACTGACAGAGGCCGACACTATTACCGATGAATCGATTTGGCAAGAAGAATTCTTGGCCATGAAATGCATTATCGGCGCAGTCGATACCATTGATGATGCCATACACATGATAAACAAAAACTCGGGAGGGCACTCAGCCTCCATCATGACAGAGAACAATAGCGCTGCACAAATATTTATGGAGAACGTGGATTGTGCCGCCGTGTACCAAAATGCTTCTACCCGATTTACCGATGGCGGACAAATGGGTGTTGGTGCAGAACTTGCGATCAGCACCGATAAATTGCACCATCGCGGACCTTTGGGCCTAAAGCAATTGGTGACCAATAAATACTATGTATTTGGGAATGGACAAATAAGGGTGTAA
- a CDS encoding GNAT family N-acetyltransferase, whose amino-acid sequence MVIKTYDAYTRLSTMEADRFANFLFHNQEGKKASKNAIRKAIQYSTKDIPGLGGYVFAMEEKDRILALAVVNKTGMGDYIPENFLVFFVVHREHRNIGVEQRLLDYTLQYCKGDVAIHITSDNQYPNKKFFEEKGFSETHLEMRLNR is encoded by the coding sequence ATGGTAATCAAGACCTACGATGCATATACCAGGCTTTCCACCATGGAAGCCGACAGGTTTGCCAATTTTCTTTTCCATAATCAAGAAGGAAAAAAAGCGTCAAAAAATGCCATAAGAAAAGCAATACAATATTCTACCAAGGATATTCCCGGACTCGGAGGATATGTATTTGCCATGGAAGAAAAAGATAGGATACTGGCCTTGGCCGTAGTGAACAAAACAGGCATGGGCGATTACATACCCGAAAATTTTCTAGTTTTTTTTGTAGTGCACAGGGAACACAGAAATATAGGAGTTGAACAAAGACTATTGGACTACACCCTACAGTATTGTAAAGGAGACGTAGCCATACATATAACCAGTGACAACCAATATCCAAACAAAAAATTTTTTGAAGAAAAAGGGTTCAGCGAAACCCATTTAGAAATGAGATTGAACAGATAA
- a CDS encoding YegP family protein, with translation MGKFEIKTDKAGKFRFNLKAGNGQVILSSQGYSSKDACENGIESVKKHSQDDKYFERNKAKDGSPFFNLKASNGQVIGNSEMYSSDSAMENGIASVKKNAPDASVEEV, from the coding sequence ATGGGAAAATTTGAGATCAAAACGGATAAAGCCGGTAAATTCAGGTTTAATTTAAAAGCTGGGAACGGCCAAGTAATTTTAAGTAGTCAAGGGTATTCATCCAAAGATGCTTGCGAAAATGGAATCGAGTCTGTAAAAAAACATTCACAGGACGATAAATATTTCGAGAGAAACAAAGCAAAGGATGGCAGCCCATTTTTTAACCTAAAAGCATCCAACGGACAAGTTATCGGCAATAGCGAAATGTATTCCAGCGACTCGGCCATGGAAAACGGAATTGCCTCTGTTAAAAAAAATGCCCCAGATGCATCTGTAGAGGAAGTTTAG
- a CDS encoding DUF5723 family protein, translating into MKTKEIISLKLIASLLFLITGQAISAQSYLGFLEDNYNGVHGVISNPANIADSRLKLDINLIGISGFLGNNYLSTSLGDMFKDPGKAFDEAETTPKSENFIAANLDILGPSVMISLSEKHSVSLYTRGRIFTNIDDIDGSTIDKEGGFNENEDFSIDEGDLSGELNLWTEIGASYARVLMDHNEHFLKGGVTLKYLSGIHHTYLNGSEITIDYNSTDQTVATNGILTYGYDVGGEEGFENTFSNFGQSTGLGADLGFVYEWRPNHEKQKLVDLDGKKVSNRGINKYKLKFGLSITDIGSINNKGGEQQTYDLNNNQSIDNFDGDDLEDALKNNFSTVNGPQESSKTGLPTAFHGNVDWNIHSKFYLNLNSDFSLRKKNSLNTHHIQNQVSLSPRLETAWLSIYSPISLMQDIGFRWGAGLRAGPFYVGSGSILTSLFDQGKSLDIYAGLKVPVYHSKLRDKDGDGLKNSIDNCPETPGPIENQGCPWPDTDQDGLLDKDDNCPNEAGPTENTGCPWPDTDGDGVLDKDDKCPKTAGNLEHDGCPDSDGDGIIDTEDRCPQNPGKKEHNGCPDIDGDTLVDIDDQCPELAGPVYNNGCPEVTQEVQKQLNNYAKTILFDTGKATIKSESVAVMVDIIQILNEYPNAKFTVEGHTDSVGSSSSNQRLSEARANSVLDFLINEGISADRLRAVGFGEEKPITTNATKLGRKQNRRVEINLIK; encoded by the coding sequence ATGAAGACAAAAGAAATCATTTCATTAAAACTAATCGCCTCCCTATTATTCCTAATAACAGGCCAGGCAATAAGTGCCCAATCCTATCTTGGATTCTTAGAAGACAATTACAACGGTGTGCACGGAGTTATTTCCAATCCAGCGAACATTGCCGATTCCAGATTAAAACTGGACATTAACCTTATCGGAATAAGTGGTTTTCTTGGAAACAACTACCTAAGTACCAGTTTGGGAGACATGTTCAAAGATCCCGGTAAAGCATTCGATGAAGCGGAAACAACCCCTAAAAGCGAAAACTTTATTGCGGCAAATTTAGATATACTAGGCCCTTCTGTAATGATCAGTCTCTCAGAAAAACATTCTGTATCGCTATATACCCGCGGTCGTATTTTTACAAATATTGATGATATTGATGGTTCTACCATTGACAAAGAAGGGGGATTTAACGAAAATGAAGACTTCTCGATAGATGAAGGCGACCTATCTGGCGAGCTTAACCTTTGGACAGAGATAGGGGCCTCGTATGCAAGGGTGTTGATGGACCATAACGAACATTTCCTAAAAGGTGGTGTTACCTTAAAGTACCTTTCTGGTATACACCATACTTACCTTAACGGTTCAGAAATTACTATTGATTATAATTCAACCGACCAAACCGTTGCAACAAATGGGATATTGACTTATGGTTATGATGTTGGTGGAGAAGAAGGATTTGAAAACACATTTAGCAATTTTGGACAATCCACTGGCTTGGGAGCAGATCTAGGTTTTGTATATGAATGGAGACCAAATCATGAAAAGCAAAAGCTGGTCGACCTCGATGGCAAAAAAGTTTCGAACAGGGGCATAAACAAATACAAGCTCAAATTTGGACTGTCCATAACCGACATCGGAAGTATTAACAACAAAGGTGGGGAACAGCAGACCTACGACCTTAACAATAATCAAAGCATAGACAATTTTGATGGCGATGATCTGGAAGATGCTCTTAAAAATAATTTTAGCACTGTTAATGGCCCCCAGGAATCATCCAAAACCGGATTGCCCACAGCATTTCATGGAAACGTAGACTGGAATATTCATTCGAAGTTCTATCTAAACTTAAATTCAGATTTTTCATTAAGAAAAAAGAACAGTTTAAACACTCATCATATTCAAAATCAAGTATCGCTATCCCCACGATTGGAGACAGCTTGGTTAAGCATATACTCCCCCATCAGCTTAATGCAAGATATAGGCTTTCGTTGGGGAGCTGGACTTAGAGCGGGTCCTTTTTACGTAGGTTCAGGTTCAATTTTAACATCACTGTTCGATCAGGGCAAATCCTTGGATATTTATGCCGGACTCAAAGTCCCGGTCTATCACAGCAAGCTTAGGGATAAGGACGGGGATGGACTTAAAAACAGTATTGACAATTGCCCGGAAACACCCGGTCCGATTGAAAATCAAGGATGTCCATGGCCGGACACCGACCAAGATGGACTTCTGGATAAGGACGATAACTGCCCGAATGAAGCTGGGCCTACCGAAAACACTGGTTGTCCATGGCCAGACACGGACGGGGACGGGGTTTTGGACAAAGATGACAAATGCCCGAAAACAGCTGGAAACCTTGAACACGATGGCTGTCCTGATTCCGATGGTGATGGGATAATTGATACAGAAGACCGTTGCCCTCAAAATCCAGGAAAAAAAGAACATAATGGATGCCCAGATATAGATGGGGACACCTTGGTCGATATCGACGACCAATGTCCGGAGCTAGCTGGTCCCGTGTACAATAATGGATGTCCAGAAGTAACACAAGAAGTTCAGAAGCAATTGAACAATTACGCAAAAACCATTCTTTTCGATACGGGAAAAGCAACAATAAAATCGGAATCCGTAGCCGTAATGGTAGACATTATCCAAATCTTGAATGAATATCCAAATGCCAAATTCACGGTAGAAGGACATACAGATAGTGTTGGGAGTAGCTCTAGTAACCAGAGACTATCCGAGGCCAGAGCAAATTCGGTCCTAGACTTTTTGATCAATGAAGGTATCTCGGCAGATAGATTGCGTGCCGTTGGCTTTGGTGAAGAAAAACCAATTACCACCAATGCAACCAAACTGGGTAGAAAGCAAAATAGAAGAGTTGAAATCAATCTGATCAAATAA
- the proC gene encoding pyrroline-5-carboxylate reductase, whose protein sequence is MKVLVIGAGNMGLTYATGMSKSKLLKKRNIMVLDKSKEKLEEVDKIGYFDAIDKIEDCVPQADVIFLAVKPYHAEELFGRMKKLVNPEQLFISIMAGVTINYIQESLGIKKVVRAMPNLPAQVGKGLTSYVSAEEVSRLELFMVEGLLDTTGKSLRVKNEKFIDASTGISGSGPAYVFYFMQSMMEAALQMGFSENVSKVLVSQTFTGAVELFNQNNLNPDTWMEMVASKGGTTRAALDSMEDNNVNELIKEAAFAAFGRAVELGEEY, encoded by the coding sequence ATGAAAGTATTGGTTATTGGTGCAGGTAACATGGGACTTACCTACGCTACAGGTATGTCCAAATCCAAACTGTTGAAAAAACGCAACATTATGGTACTGGACAAATCAAAAGAAAAATTGGAAGAAGTGGACAAAATCGGCTACTTCGACGCGATTGATAAGATAGAAGATTGCGTACCACAGGCAGATGTTATCTTTTTGGCCGTAAAACCCTATCATGCCGAAGAACTATTCGGCCGTATGAAAAAATTGGTCAACCCCGAGCAATTGTTCATTTCCATTATGGCGGGCGTTACCATTAACTACATCCAAGAATCCTTGGGCATAAAAAAAGTAGTAAGGGCCATGCCCAACTTACCTGCCCAGGTAGGAAAAGGTCTAACCAGCTACGTATCCGCCGAAGAAGTATCCCGATTGGAGCTTTTTATGGTAGAAGGCTTACTGGACACCACAGGGAAATCGCTTCGGGTAAAAAACGAAAAATTCATCGATGCCTCCACCGGAATATCGGGAAGTGGGCCTGCTTATGTATTCTACTTTATGCAAAGCATGATGGAGGCCGCACTCCAAATGGGATTCTCCGAAAATGTATCCAAAGTGCTGGTAAGCCAAACTTTTACCGGTGCCGTGGAGTTGTTCAACCAAAACAACCTTAACCCGGACACTTGGATGGAAATGGTAGCCTCCAAAGGAGGAACTACCAGGGCCGCTCTGGATTCCATGGAAGACAACAATGTAAACGAATTAATCAAAGAAGCCGCCTTTGCAGCATTTGGAAGAGCTGTGGAACTAGGCGAAGAATACTAA